In one Drosophila pseudoobscura strain MV-25-SWS-2005 chromosome X, UCI_Dpse_MV25, whole genome shotgun sequence genomic region, the following are encoded:
- the LOC6900858 gene encoding serine hydrolase-like protein, with the protein MGTLSLDDYEEVRISAPWGHISGRWYGNRTERPILAIHGWLDNLGTFDRLIPLLPGYLGVLCIDLPGHGRSSHLQPGMHYSVDDYVYIIPLVMRAYGWKTVSLLGHSMGAILMFVYAALAPHTVDMVISLDILVSACRQPDGNNLRLSAQNMEKHLREDQRLVEGSDGEPPAYTLETMCRAQVQGSFQSVRYEVAHHILHRQVTRSEVYPEKHYFSRDGRIKFINHAYLDDGLFAAMARRIERNPYLIIKASDSPFLGPSEAFSILSECNPNFEFHQVQGTHHVHLNEPEKCAQYIVPFLIRHRPPTLDSKEGSKAGSQGSQQPRFLPNSKL; encoded by the exons ATGGGCACATTGTCGCTGGATGAT TACGAGGAAGTGAGAATATCGGCGCCGTGGGGCCACATATCGGGTCGCTGGTACGGCAATCGAACGGAGCGACCCATTCTGGCGATTCACGGATGGCTGGACAACCTGGGGACCTTTGACCGGCTGATACCCCTGCTGCCCGGCTATTTGGGCGTGCTGTGCATCGATCTGCCGGGCCACGGAAGGTCCTCCCACCTGCAGCCCGGCATGCACTACAGCGTCGACGATTACGTGTACATCATTCCGCTGGTAATGAGGGCATATGGCTGGAAGACGGTCTCCCTCTTGGGGCACTCCATGGGGGCCATCCTCATGTTTGTCTATGCCGCTCTGGCGCCGCACACCGTGGACATGGTCATATCGCTGGACATTCTGGTATCCGCTTGCAGGCAGCCGGACGGCAACAATCTGCGGCTGTCGGCGCAAAATATGGAGAAGCATTTGCGGGAGGACCAGCGACTGGTGGAGGGCAGCGACGGCGAGCCGCCCGCCTACACGCTGGAGACGATGTGCAGGGCCCAGGTCCAGGGCAGCTTCCAGTCGGTTCGCTACGAAGTGGCCCATCACATACTCCACCGCCAGGTGACCAGGTCGGAGGTGTATCCGGAGAAGCATTACTTTTCCCGGGATGGGCGCATCAAGTTCATAAACCACGCCTACCTCGACGACGGCCTGTTTGCGGCGATGGCGCGTCGCATCGAGAGGAATCCCTATCTGATCATCAAGGCCTCCGATTCGCCGTTCCTGGGGCCCAGCGAGGCCTTCTCTATTCTCAGCGAATGCAATCCAAACTTTGAGTTCCACCAAGTGCAGGGCACCCATCATGTCCACCTCAACGAGCCCGAGAAGTGTGCCCAGTACATTGTGCCCTTTCTCATTCGCCATCGACCTCCGACGCTGGACTCCAAGGAGGGGTCCAAGGCGGGGTCCCAGGGGTCGCAACAGCCACGCTTTCTTCCAAACAGCAAACTCTAA
- the LOC6900859 gene encoding probable serine hydrolase has protein sequence MGTLSLANFEEVRISAPWGHISGRWYGNRTERPILAIHGWLDNLGTFDRLIPLLPDNVGVLCIDLPGHGRSSRLPPGMHYSVYDYVFVIPRVMKEYGWHKVSLMGHSLGGIMAFIYATLAPHTVDMVISLDILLPIPYDARGKDVDTFGRNMEKHLVEDERQEEGNLREPPAYTLPELRKVLSKGSYNSVPPREAQHLLYRQVAKSQLYPDRFFFSRDARVKFYYHIFLEEGLAAEMARRIQRKPYLIIKGSLSPYVGPHCDEAIAILGKNNPHFELHEVQGGTHHVHLHAAEECAQYIGPFIRHHRPPNLTSWSLAGRGEQLSSKERRQAQEQFFARSKHSKQRSKL, from the exons ATGGGAACGCTGTCCCTGGCAAAT TTCGAGGAGGTGAGAATATCGGCGCCGTGGGGCCACATATCGGGTCGCTGGTACGGCAATCGAACGGAGCGACCCATTCTGGCGATTCACGGATGGCTGGACAACCTGGGGACCTTTGACCGGCTGATACCGCTGCTGCCCGACAACGTGGGGGTGCTGTGCATCGATCTGCCGGGCCACGGGAGGTCGTCCCGCCTGCCGCCGGGCATGCATTACTCCGTCTACGACTACGTGTTCGTCATTCCGCGGGTAATGAAGGAGTACGGATGGCACAAGGTCTCGCTGATGGGCCACTCCCTGGGCGGCATTATGGCCTTCATCTACGCGACCCTGGCGCCGCACACGGTGGACATGGTCATCTCGCTGGACATACTGCTGCCCATTCCCTACGATGCCAGGGGAAAGGACGTGGACACGTTCGGCAGGAACATGGAGAAGCACCTGGTGGAGGACGAGCGCCAGGAGGAAGGCAACCTGCGCGAGCCGCCCGCCTACACGCTGCCCGAGCTGCGCAAAGTGCTCTCGAAGGGCAGCTACAACTCGGTGCCCCCGAGGGAGGCACAGCATCTGCTCTACCGCCAGGTGGCCAAGTCGCAGCTCTACCCGGACAGGTTCTTCTTCTCGCGGGATGCACGGGTCAAGTTCTACTACCACATCTTCTTGGAAGAAGGACTCGCTGCGGAGATGGCGAGACGTATCCAGCGAAAGCCCTACCTAATCATCAAGGGCTCCCTGTCGCCCTATGTGGGACCCCACTGTGACGAGGCCATCGCCATTCTGGGCAAAAACAATCCCCACTTTGAGCTGCACGAAGTGCAGGGCGGCACTCATCACGTCCATCTGCACGCCGCCGAAGAGTGCGCCCAGTACATTGGGCCCTTCATCAGACACCACCGTCCTCCCAATCTGACCTCCTGGTCTCTGGCGGGCAGAGGGGAGCAGCTCAGCTCCAAGGAGCGCCGACAGGCCCAGGAGCAGTTCTTCGCCAGGAGCAAGCACAGCAAACAGAGAAGCAAACTGTGA